From the Acidovorax sp. NCPPB 3576 genome, the window AGGCGCCGGGCGATGGGGGCGAGCGAGTCGGCGGGCTGCAGCGTGCCCTCGGTCGGGCGGCCCAGGTGGCTCGTCACCATGACGGCGGCGCCGGCATCCAGCGCCATCTGGATGCAGGGCACCGAGGCGCGGATGCGCGTGTCCTCGGTGATGTGGCCGGCGTCGTCCTGCGGCACGTTCAGGTCGGCGCGGATGAACACGCGCTGGCCACGGGCCTGGCCTTGGGCGCAGAGGTCGGAAAAGCGAAGGATGTGCATGGATCGATCAGGCCGGCGGGCGGCGCGGGGAGGGTGGAAAACTGCGCCGCATTGTAGGTGCGGCCCCGTGCCCGGCCGTGTCGGCCGGCGCCGCCCGTGGGCTACCAGCCCAGGCCGATGTGCAGCGGCAGGTACACCACCATGCCCACGACGATGGTGCCCAGGATGCCGCGGCGCCAGAAGTAGTAGCCCGCGGCGCACAGCACGGAGGGCAGGCGCGCGTCCTGCAGCGTGCCGATCAGCTCGCCCTGCGCCATGAAGATCTCCGGCGCGATCACCGAGGCCAGCGCGGCCAGCGGCGCGTACTTGAGGCCGCGCTTGAGCCAGTCGGGCAGGGGCAGTTCGCGATCGGGAATCATGAAGAACGCGCGCGACACCAGCGTGATGGCGGCCAGGCCCAGGATGGCGATGGTCGGCTCGATCCAGGACCAGCTCATGGGTGGCGCTCCTCGCGCAGCGGCACCACGTCGCCGTCCTGCACGTGCTTTTTCTCCTCGGGGGGCAGCACGCTCTCGGCCGGCACCAGCAGCACCTGGGGGCGGCGCAGGTGGCGGTCCACCGCCTCGATGATCAGGCCCACGGCCACGGCCGCCGCGATCGCCACGAGGATGTTGAGCTTGAGCGGCAGCGCGAACGCCGCGATGGCCGCCGTCATGGCCACGCCCGTGGCCAGCCAGGTGGCGCGGTCGAACAGCATGGACAGCATCACGCCCAGCAGCGCCAGCACGCCGGCAAAACCCAGGCCCCACGACAGCGGAACCACGTTGGCCAGCAGGATGCCGGTGATCGACGGCACCTGCCAGGCCACCCAGTTGATCGACGCGGCGCCCCAGAAGTACGGTACCTGCTCGGGCTGCGGCACGGGTTTGGGAAAGCGCTTCATGAAGGCGACGAAGATCACGTCGCCGCTGAAATACCCCACCGCCAGCCGCTGTCGCAGCGGCAGGTGCGCGAAGTAGCTGCGCCACAGGCTGCTGAAGATGACGAAGCGCAGGTTCACGCACGAGGCCGTGAGCCACACCACCCACAGCGGCGCGCCGACGGCCATCAGCGGAATCACCGTGAGCTGCGCGCTGCCCGCGTACACCGCGAGCGACATGAAGATCGCCATCGGCACCGACATGCCGCTCTTGACCATCGC encodes:
- a CDS encoding AzlD domain-containing protein, which produces MSWSWIEPTIAILGLAAITLVSRAFFMIPDRELPLPDWLKRGLKYAPLAALASVIAPEIFMAQGELIGTLQDARLPSVLCAAGYYFWRRGILGTIVVGMVVYLPLHIGLGW
- a CDS encoding AzlC family ABC transporter permease, translating into MSAQPLGTLVRHPSYRQGVLDMFGTCVGVGAWGLVTGVAMVKSGMSVPMAIFMSLAVYAGSAQLTVIPLMAVGAPLWVVWLTASCVNLRFVIFSSLWRSYFAHLPLRQRLAVGYFSGDVIFVAFMKRFPKPVPQPEQVPYFWGAASINWVAWQVPSITGILLANVVPLSWGLGFAGVLALLGVMLSMLFDRATWLATGVAMTAAIAAFALPLKLNILVAIAAAVAVGLIIEAVDRHLRRPQVLLVPAESVLPPEEKKHVQDGDVVPLREERHP